The Leishmania donovani BPK282A1 complete genome, chromosome 23 genome contains a region encoding:
- a CDS encoding acetyl-CoA synthetase, putative: MSSKVVSSPVTPNSPLSVSQHVCDFKRVLDSNVVDPTEANGKKSHVGPHLGCRMRIYEYSIEHNDAFWAEIARRDFYWKTTWPDDQHVKSYNFDKSKGPIFVKWFEGAVTNVCYNALDRHLPAHKDRVCFYFEGN, from the coding sequence ATGAGCAGCAAAGTCGTCTCCAGTCCGGTGACTCCGAACAGCCCGCTGTCAGTCTCGCAGCATGTATGCGACTTCAAGAGGGTGTTGGACTCGAACGTTGTGGATCCGACAGAGGCGAACGGGAAAAAGTCGCACGTCGGCCCCCACCTCGGCTGTCGCATGCGCATCTACGAGTACTCCATCGAGCACAATGACGCCTTCTGGGCCGAAATTGCACGGCGCGACTTCTACTGGAAGACGACCTGGCCGGATGACCAGCACGTCAAGTCGTACAACTTCGACAAATCCAAGGGCCCCATCTTTGTGAAGTGGTTCGAGGGCGCCGTGACGAACGTCTGCTACAACGCGTTGGACCGCCACCTGCCGGCGCACAAGGATCGCGTGTGCTTTTACTTTGAAGGCAAC